The segment CCTCTGGGAGAGTAACTGGTTGGAGCCTGCTGAGGTCTGGGAAGATGTAGTCATAGTTTGTGCAAACTGTCACACATGGagggacaggaccactagggggtggtttgcacggaggtggtgtgaggcctgagaagggccaaggcgcagagtctaagcagtaaccaggttttctccagagcctatGAATACAGCCTCTAGAATACAGAAATCAGAGAAATTCATGGTGGACTCAACAGtggcaaggtgcccaggtcctgtggctccAGAACAAGCCTAAATCGTTACCCGTTAACCATTGTGCTTGACAGTTAGTACCACTTAGTTCTCGTATTTCCAAAGGATATTattgcagaagtcttttggtttgttcagatgcatcCGTGCTGCCATGTTCGTTTTAGAGAAAAGAGACTTTCTACTGGCAGACTTTCTACTGGCAAACCTTCTAAACAAGCCATACATGTTCAGACTTTTTCTAACTGTATTCTCATGAGCTTTAACATTTACAATACTAATTAAGGTGTGTAGCGTCTGAGATGGAGCTCTTGGGGTTTTTCAGTCCCTCTGCTCATTACATAGTCTGACCGTGCAGTGGATTCGCTGGGACTTCCACTGAtgggaagattgacaactgtcttgaatgtatcccacttgtgaataatctttctcactatAGAATGATGGACTTCGATGTGTTTGAAATGGCCTTCTCACCCTTTCCAGATTGATGGGCATCAACAATTGTTTATTTAAGATCATCACTGTTGTCTTCCCTTCATGAAAttttgttaacacacacctgaatgtttCACACAACCAAACTGCcaaaagttctgcttttttagggtggtcacacttgctgatgattcCTTTAGAAAGTGCATTTGAtgagcagcacctggctgctacttatcATCTAAATTTCTATAAAAGTAGTAAGGGTGTAATAaattttcacacactgcttctgcattttgactttgttaataaataatgacTCAGTATATTATATCATGTTTTGTTCATCTGCGGTTGTATAAAtacttgccccccccccaatggTTCCCCCTGCTGTTCAGTGCgtgatcaggtgacgtagcctgaaGAATGAATAAGAAAGCAGCACCTAGAGCTTCGTCGGTGCTGGGATGTAGGAGAATTCCAAGACATAGCAAGACCAAATCAAGGTCAGGTATGGAGGGATTGGGGGCTCTGGGGAACTAAAGGTAAGatggatttttatattttaatgacaatTCCACTGTAAACTTTGGAATTGAAAGAGATTGTACTTTAACTCTACCTTTTTCTGAATACACAATTTGCCAGCTCATACACTTACCCAACTGGGTGTTTACAAACTTATTGATATACTAACCTGGCAGCTTATATGGCATAAATGTGCCCCGTCCTTGCAGGTCAGAAACTTACACAGGTGTCCCACCCTGGCTGTCTACCTGCTTGTACCATATTTGGGGCTTCCATGACTGAGCCTACTATTTACATCTTCATGGAAGTCATATATCTGTGTCACACTATTAAAGATCCAGAGCAGTGTTATACATTTAATGCATCTCAGAAGTAGATTTGCAGTACATATGGTATACAGGGCTCTTAGTTTCATTTCTTTCCATTATTCAGATTCTGCTTTGGAGCTGGATGGAGAAATCTTTGAGTCAGTAAAGCCTGGTCTTTCTGCTTATGCCAATAAGCCAGAGAAGGTAAGACGAACTTGGTTGTCTGTGGTTAACAACCCTGGCATTTTTTGTGTGAGTGAATGCATCATACAGTTagtttataaaatgtacataagGCTGTAAAAAACATTCCTTGCATAAGTTAAAACATAAATAGTTAGCAAAACTGTCCACTCaaattgcaatctgattgttctGTGTGGTGGACAGGTCTAACTGATTGCAAGTAATTGAACAGTTTGTGTAGAAGCTATTTGTGTAATAGAGAAAAGCATTATTGTGTAATGAAATGTGTATCATGTAAATATATGATGGAACAACGCGTGGCATTTTATGTGTTGGGTATCAAGAACTGCATGTCATAGAGAGGTCATAGAACAGCAATGCCTGATAGGTATAAGAAAggttttgagttttcttttttcagatggaATGGCAAATAGTTTAACCCGTGTTTTTCAAATAGTGTACACCATTGACAAGATTTCTTCTCACGTCCTATCCTTTCCTCGCAAGAAATCacgaaatctctccaaagttaaAGAAACGCCCTTCTTGTTAGTTGTCTTCTCAACAAGTGTCCTTTTAAGCAGAATATTCCTCTGGTTCAATTTTGTTGATGGCAATAAAACCCCTACAGAGGTTGTATACCCATAATCTGTAAGTACCTCACCTGTGCCCTGGTCTCTGCCCTATACAGTGATGCTTAGATTGGGGGAGGGCAGAAGTAAAGCCAGTCTTGTGTGATGCAAAACTGAACTGACTTGAAAATTGTCGATTACAGTGTGCAGATGCTGTTCGTTCATTATTGCACCTAGCGCAGGACGCTATTCCATCCTCCCACTGGAAGAAAACTGCTCTGATACTAAAAGCTACTGCAGGCTTCCGACTGCTTCCCGTAGATCAGGCTGAAGGTCTGCTTTCTGAGGTGAGGCTGATATATGGGTAGGGGCATGGACGGCCTGTATACGTTATTTTTGTACATGACTAGGGAGCAGGATGCATGGCCTGGGGACATAGTGTGAATACATGACTTTCATATACAGAGTTTGTAACATGGATTGCTTTTATCTTGTGTGGTACATAGATTAAATGTGTAGCTTTGGGTACATGGCCTAGGTCTTGGGGATATGGCTTGGGTGGATGGGATGTTTTCTATAGGTCATGAACATGTTTCAATTCCAACTTGTTTAGGTGAGAAAAGTCTTCAAAGCTTCTCCTTTTCTAGTACCGGAAAATAGCGTCACCATCCTTGATGGAACAGATGAAggtagaaatacaaaaatatcatatACAATTACCATTACCAAcccattttatattgttattactgaCCCATGGAGATCTGCAGAGTATTGTTCTGTCACAACTACTTCCTGaccaatacatattatttataaatcctaatatttatttttttcactagaTTTGATCATTGACCCCTCTAGTGTTTTGTGCACCATTGATTTGTTCTCTCTAGAATACAATTGTACACAACAAGGTTATACACAAGCTACCAGAGTTATTACAGTATTCTCATGTCTTTTCTCCCTAGGAATATTAGCCTGGATCTCTGTGAATTTTCTTACAGGTAAATCCAGGCAGAATACTTTTATATGTATGGTTTGTGGTACAGTAAATGTGTTTAGTGTACTGTAGGCCAGTGGTACAGTTGAGTCTgtaagtttgtgtgtgtgtagtgtaggttggtggtgtgtgtgtgtgtgtgtggggggggggttacaggtCAGCTCTGTCTTGTGTCTATTTGTGGTGTGTAGTGTAAGTAGGTGGTACAGTAGGGTCAGATGTCAATGTGTAAAGTTTAGGTGAGTTTCATAGTCTGGTCAGCATGATTATTTGTGTAGTTGTGGTGGGTTGTACAATTGGGTCTGTAAATCTGTGTGTTTAGTGAAGGTGAGTGGTACAGCCAGGTCATTATTTCTGTATGTGGTCTAGGTGGGTGGTACAGTCAGGCCTGTCTAGTGTAGGTGGGTTTACAGAAAGGTATGTATTTCTGTGTACTATTGTATAAGTAAGTGGTACAGTTAGGTCTTAATGCCTGTGTGTGGTGTAGGTGGGGAGTACAATTTGATTTGTATGCCTGTGTATGTGTAGTTCAGGAGGGTTGTCAGTATGTCTCTGTGTGTAGTGTAAAAGAGTTCTACTCCTGGGTCagtatgtctgtgtgtgtattGTATGGGGGTGATACATTTCAATTAGTAAATCTGTGTGTTTAATGTAGATGACTTGTACAATTGTCTAAAACAAATGTCTATGTGTGCGTGTAGTGTAGGTAGAGTCAGGCAGTATGTCTTTGTGTCACATGGTGGGTGGTACAATCACTTCTTTATGTCAGTGTATGCGGGTGACATAATTGGGTCAGTATGTCTGTTTGTGTAgtgtaaatgtattatacattcaGGCACAATGTGGTCACTGTTTGTACTGTAGATGAGTTGCACAGTCCTGCCAGTATGCCtatgtaatgtattattaatattattattaataataataataataataataataataataaacaggatttatatagtgccagcgctgtatattaaataggggttgcaaatgacagacaaatacagacaaagacacagaaggaggggaggaccctgccccgaataaaGGGAAGTAGTTAAGGTTTTAAAAGACAatagaagatgggtaggcatgaTGGTAttaagctacgtatacacgtccaatgcttcttgtccgataatcagctcagggccgatatcggatgaaaatctggtGTGTGGAAAGTGcacgtcgtccatcgtccaaacatctgtcctggcggatccacggacgatggacgatgaacaatcatTATGGTAAcgaagggggagagcgggcagcaTGGTGGCGCTCTATCGTTCTCctcctttcctctccatagagcagtccttagtcgttggaaaggatcgtgaagtcAGTGATACAGTGAGGTCAGTATGGCTTTGTGTTTAGAGTATGTGTTGTGTACTAGCCATATTCTCTGCTACTCTTTAGGTCGGTTACATGGAGATCGTAGTGTGGGTACTTTGGATTTAGGTGGAGGGTCTACACAGATCACCTTCCTTCCTCTTAATAAGGTATCTATTTTACTTCAGCACTGTGACCCTCTATGTACTATACTAATTGCTTATTGGAACTCTTTATACTATAGACAGATTTTTGTCCCTCAATGGGGCCATGGCCTGCTGTCTGTCACTTCCTATAGTATAGCTTGCTGTTTTCACTTTCTGTATAGAATGCTTTATGTCACTTTCCATTGTTGACtggtcttttttttgttgttgttttataggCTACGTTAGATGAGACACCGTGGGAGTCTTTGGTTTCCTTTGAGCTGTTTAATAACACATATCGTCTATACACACAAAGGTGGGCCTTCTATGCCTTGTCTCCACTAACTGTACTGCACTTTTctcataaaaaatatgttaattgaTGCCATTGTTGTGGTTCTAGTTATCTAGGTCTTGGCCTAAAGGCGGCTCGTCTTGCAGTTCTTGGAGCTTCCGTGTCTGTGGGtaaatctttaaatgttttttgtcacCACAATGTCTGTTTTCAGTGGATGAATGCACTTGTGCATATAACGCCACTTTGTATTGTCATGTACAGTGCCTTGCAAACACCCCCCTCTGTGTTTGTCTTGTTTTGTTGAGTTACAACCtgaaatttaaaagaattttcaaatgtattttatttaatggacTTAAAAtagattgaaaataataaatatatttatataaatccatATATAAAACAAGTTTAACCTGTAAAGTTGTAAGTGTGAATGTATTCATCTCCTTTGCCAGAATACCCCTAAATAAGATCCAACCAATAAATATTAGAAGTTACATCATTCCTTATTAGAATCAATACACTCCATAGTTGTATACTCCATAGTGGCTTTATGAAAGACTATTCAGAAGAAAAAAACCATTGGTATAAGAAAACATGTTCGTAATTTGCCCAATAGCATGGGGTGGATTTTCAAACATATGGAAGATTTTCTGGTCAGTTTTAGCATTTCAATAAGTTTCAGATTGAGGGCTTGTTCATTGTCCTGTAAAGTCTTTGGACATGTGTAGTTTAGTTCTGATAAAAAATTATAGCATGTAACCATAAGGAACTTTAAACATTCAATATCTTTGTGAGCCATAATAAGACTTCACCATCGGTAATATTACAGCCAGATAATAAGGTATAAGGCATAGTTATAAGGCAGATTGTGTTAAATTAtattgagaatatatatattatactatatatgtgACACAGTAATTTACCTCTTTATCagcccaaaaaaaacaaactttccaCAGCCACTGTTTTGCTCCAAATCTGGATGGATCGTGGGTATTTGCTGGTGTAACCTACAAGTATGGAGGACATCCTGATGGTAAGGTTCTGAAAGAGAGAGAAGTCTGAAGGGGAGGATTGCACTTAGATTAGGGGGAGGGAGGAGAGAGTGCAATGGTGAAAGATGCACTCAGGATTTTATGTGAGAGAAGATAGTGTGATGGTGAGCGGCACACTTAGgttatggagagggaagagttTGATAGTGAGGGTTAGTCAGATTGGGAGGGGAGAAGATAGGTGTTAAGCTGTCTATAGTTTTTTTGCAGTACAGGTTATATTCCCAAGCTAATCATAAGATTAACGTACAGTTTTCATAGTCTTATGACCTTATTGACAGactgtttgccaaaaaaaggcattatttataaacatatagcaccatttttttctgattacccTATTTATGAAACTGCTGATTAGCTGAAAAGTTATCCTTTTTTAACTGTAATGCCACAATTAGGTGATTGCCACTATTAAAATGTCTGATCAAGCAAGAAAAAGGATCCTTTCACAATGACTACCCTTTCATAAATCtggcagttaaaaacaaaaagtgtctgTTAGTGTACATTGGATTGTTAAGAAAATTCAGACCTGAACAGGTCACTTTAGGTTAGCTTGTCCTCTAAATCCTTTGTCTTCGATACAATGTTGGGAGGGGGTTCTAGAGGACATAGGTAGTAGTGGATACTCCTATAACCTACTCCTCAGGTTGGCCATGTTGGGATATTGTTAGATATTGCGAGCAGACTTGACCTTTATTCAACTGTCTTTGgccctttttttttcaggtcttgCTGGATTTAATTTGTGTTACTCTGAGGTTCGACCCATTGTAGAAGGAAAGTTGCACCAAGTGGATGAGTTCCGAAGAAGCCCATTCTATGCCTTCTCCTATTACTATGACCGAGCTGTAGACTGCAGTCTGATTGGTGAGTATTAAACGTTTGTCTATGTAGCTTGACAAACATTTGTTGTTCTAATGCAGGATTTTTGTGATTTTAGATGGTGAGACTGGGGGTGTACTGGAAGTCCGTGACTTTGCACAAAAGGCAAAAGAAGGTAAAATGGGGAGGGTAGAACAGATTTACTAAagcatagcattttttttctaatttccccAAATGTGATTTGTTTGTTGTGTTAAGTGTTAACAAGCTTCAGCTTGTATGGGATACAGAAAACTTTATCTAGTAACATAATTAGTGCTTGTGTTGTAGAAGTACAAATGCACACCCAGATTGTGCTGTTATTACCCTGTGCATGTTTGGGTGGACTTTTGGCCATGGgttgtatgcattttaaaatgtgatccCCTACCTATTACTGTGATGAATAGACTGCAGTATTATGTCTATGGAGCCAGACAGACACCTTATAACTAATCGCTCTTGACTAAAAGGATGGATAATATAGGTTTGGAAAACCTGGAATCATTATTCTTCACCCAAAGTAAACCAATGTCACAGCCCTTCTCTCCCTTCCATGGGCTGCAAAATCATGTGAACATGACTGACTGCAGTGTGTATGGCCATCGTAATGGGATGCCTGTATTGCTAGTACTCAGAAGACAGGAAAAGGCTTCAGcctgaaaataaagaaaccagGAGTTTCAATCCCTCACCATCCTCCTCTTCATACTGTTAACAATAGAAAATGAGACAATTGGCTTGAAGCAAAGTGGAATAGTTATGTTTttaacagtagtttttttttttttttttgcatggaacaGAGTTAAAGCTTTGAATGATTAGGCAGAGGGAGCGATGTGTACACTTCATCTTTTGAAGACTGTAAACACCAGTAGATGAGAACATATCAGTTGAAACGGAcagtaaaatatgaatatttagtattataaatatttattcctagctagaaaaatatatattttgtgccaagtaaaaaaataaaaaaaattcaatagttTCTGTCTCTCTAAACATTGTTTTGAAAGGTTAGTGGATTGTTTGCCACCCCGTAATAGGTTAAGATATGGAGATAAGTAGATAAGAGGCGGGGATTTGGTTGGCAGTAGgggaattatgtatttttattcgtatacatcatacataattacatcacaatacatatatatacaaagttcaggatatatatatatgtattttgatgtaattatgtatgatgttTAGGAATATAAATGCATAATTAACCTTACTGCCAACCAAATCCCCACCTCTTTTCTAcatatcttcataaaaaaaaggaaatacttaataattcacttttaattAATTGAGTTTTGGAGTACTAATAATGACTGATTTTGGAAGATGTAATCATCAGACTaaagtattagtattttttatataccgGTAGCTAGCCATACATCAATTTTATAATGTTAATGTATTGTCCCAATCAATTGGTTTGAGTGCCAAAACCTTTTTGTCCAACAGTTggaattttctttaaagaaagaaggagaaaagGTAGGCTTTTTTTAAGGCACGGAGAAGGAGACTatgtataaaatcaatataatttacaaaaatcttaaaatagtAGTAAAACAATGTAACAGAATAGCATTATAAAGTGTTCTATCCACACTATATTTGGTGATAAGGAAAATCACAGACTTGCATAAAGGTCATGAATCAAGAAACAGGGTCTCAACCCAAGGTGTTTCGCTCTgaaggtaaaaaatataattttatgtaaaaaagaacataaacCATTCTTCCTATTATGGTTGATGTTCTTTAtacataaaattatctttttttctttcagagcACCAAAATGCTTTTGCGATTGCTACACCAATCATTGATATTCCATTATAATTGTACTGGCATATTTCCAACATTATATTATAGTAAGTCTATGTTTTTATCATAACTATAGTTTTTCTAAATGTCCTGATTGCTGCAAGAGTTGCTGTatccttatattattatatgtatcaACATGATATTGACATCTATATACCCATTATAAATGTGATTCTAACTGGTCCTAGTGTccctgtatcccctgaggaagcccatctggGCACAACGTGTCGGGTTGTTATCATACTTacctgttatttttatttcctggCTACTCCTCAGGATAGCATACTAATAGGTCAGTTCTGCCCCACTTAACACCCTATGATCACcctatttttaaatgcaacctCCTCCCTCATGCACTTGATAAAAAAAGTGGCGGAATCTTGCTGTTATGAGGAGTAGCCAGAAAAGGAAACGTTGCAAAATGGGTCACTAAAGTATGCACATCAAGCTTGTAGTGATAGATGAAAGTGTTGAAAGGGCTCCAAACAGCTGATTTGCATATCACCTTAGCTAATGTCGACTCAGAGACTGCCATTTTCTCACGAAATGTGTCCTAATGTCCACTACACCACACAAGCCCTTCAGAAGTTAGGCATACTGGATGGTTTCCAAAAAGGAAACAGACAACATAATTCTTCTTGAAAATGCTGTTCCCCAGCTTCTGGATAGTCAAAATTCCCCAGCTGAAATGTTTTAGTTTTCTCCAGATATGTGAAAAACATACCACGTTCAGTCTGCTAAAGTCCAAAGAATCTTCCTGAAGTCCATCCAAAGAAGATGGAACCATGGACAGTAATGTTGCTTCCCAATTAAAATGGTTTACTGAGTAGAGCTTAGTCAGAAATTCTGGAGAGGAACAAAGCACTCCCTTTTCAGGAAGAAGTGTGCAAAAAGTCTTTATAACAAGCAATGCTCTTCTCTCTGACATCATTTGGGCTGTTAGAAATAAATGGTTTTCCATGTAAGTTTTTGAATGAAGCAACAATTAGACACGTGAAATGACTGGTCTACCGAACTAAGAACTAAATGCAATTTTCACTACATAAAGATGTAAGCTAAAAGGACTGACACCTGAACTTTAAGGGAATTTTACCGTAAAGCTGATTGAAGAAAATTAAACATATCACTTGTGGAAGGAtggaaaaaaacctttacagtCAGCAAACTGAAAAGAAGTTTTGCCAAATatgttaataaattgtatttgtttatgctttATGTGAGGTGTCGTGCACTACTGGAGACAAACCTGAGGCTAGAAGACTGTTACTTTTAATAAGAATGTAGTCAAGTTAAGGCTGTGTGGATTGTTTTATTCTCAACAACCTTGCAGTAGATCTGTAGATTACTCTTTTAGGGGTGAAAATACAGGCAACTATCATCATTTGCACAGCAAGCAATACCAAAACCTCCTTGGCTAATCCAGGAAAAACACAATGTTTCTGCTTGTCACATTCCTAATTTGTAGAAGAACCTTCATAATCAAGGCGAGTGGGGGAAAGacaccttttgatttaattcTATCATTCACTCTGCTTGGGTACAACCTGCCATCAATTAAAGAGACTCTGATTAACCCCAAATAAAGTTCAGCTGTCCTAGTAAGATTTTCCTGACATTTACTCAGTTGCCTGGGACAGCAAATTTCCATGGCTTACAAAGCATTACAGGGATCTCATTGTCGAAAGACATCAGTCAGGACAagggaataaaaatataatgaaaaaatcagTCAGGAGAGGGGTACAAAAAATGTTCACAGCATTGGATATATCATGGAACACAGTAAAGACAGTCATTAAAAAAGGGAGAAATCATTGGACAATGGTGACATTGCAAAGGACTCGACGTCTcccaacaataataacaacaatgaaATAGGACAAAAACTAGGGTCAGGGAGGCTGCAGAGACCTCCAGTAACACCAAAAGAGCTGCAGGAATTTCTAGCAAATACTGGTTGTGTAGTTCATGTGACAACAATCTCTGGTATTCTCCATATGTCTGGACTATGGGGTAAGGTTGAAATGTGAagccttttcttacaaaaaaaacttccaggtcCAGCTAAAATTTGCAACGAATTACATCTAATCTCCCAAAACCATGTAGGAAAATGTGTTACGGTCTGATGAAacagaggataaacttttatatccacaatgccaaaatgtaaatttggagcaaaataacactttgtatCACCTAAAGAACACCCCCCATGGTAAAGCGTGGTGGTGTCAGTGCCATGCTTTGGGGTTGGTTTTATTCAGGTGGAACTGGGACTTTACTCAAGATGGGGGAAATTATGtacagttccaaataccagtcactttAAGCCTAAAACCTTCAGGCTCCTGCTAGAAAGATGAAGGtgaagaggaatttcacctttcaacacaacaatgaccctaaacatacatacaaatcaaCAAAATAACAGTTTCACCAGAGGA is part of the Pyxicephalus adspersus chromosome 12, UCB_Pads_2.0, whole genome shotgun sequence genome and harbors:
- the ENTPD5 gene encoding nucleoside diphosphate phosphatase ENTPD5 isoform X2, with translation MRCGLEMQGMVLWSLSGRCLGIGCRGSRCLLLINDSALELDGEIFESVKPGLSAYANKPEKCADAVRSLLHLAQDAIPSSHWKKTALILKATAGFRLLPVDQAEGLLSEVRKVFKASPFLVPENSVTILDGTDEGILAWISVNFLTGRLHGDRSVGTLDLGGGSTQITFLPLNKATLDETPWESLVSFELFNNTYRLYTQSYLGLGLKAARLAVLGASVSVAQKKQTFHSHCFAPNLDGSWVFAGVTYKYGGHPDGLAGFNLCYSEVRPIVEGKLHQVDEFRRSPFYAFSYYYDRAVDCSLIDGETGGVLEVRDFAQKAKEVCDHMTSDSSHSHFLCMDLTYITVLLKEGFGFEDGTILQLTKKVRNVEMSWTLGAAFHMLQSLPLVE
- the ENTPD5 gene encoding nucleoside diphosphate phosphatase ENTPD5 isoform X1, whose amino-acid sequence is MCCLIPASTLCLTLLIGFCLSDNDPALDLRSVLPSAISSKNITIYGIVFDAGSTGTRIHIYMFHQRASDSALELDGEIFESVKPGLSAYANKPEKCADAVRSLLHLAQDAIPSSHWKKTALILKATAGFRLLPVDQAEGLLSEVRKVFKASPFLVPENSVTILDGTDEGILAWISVNFLTGRLHGDRSVGTLDLGGGSTQITFLPLNKATLDETPWESLVSFELFNNTYRLYTQSYLGLGLKAARLAVLGASVSVAQKKQTFHSHCFAPNLDGSWVFAGVTYKYGGHPDGLAGFNLCYSEVRPIVEGKLHQVDEFRRSPFYAFSYYYDRAVDCSLIDGETGGVLEVRDFAQKAKEVCDHMTSDSSHSHFLCMDLTYITVLLKEGFGFEDGTILQLTKKVRNVEMSWTLGAAFHMLQSLPLVE
- the ENTPD5 gene encoding nucleoside diphosphate phosphatase ENTPD5 isoform X3, translated to MCCLIPASTLCLTLLIGFCLSDNDPALDLRSVLPSAISSKNITIYGIVFDAGSTGTRIHIYMFHQRASDSALELDGEIFESVKPGLSAYANKPEKCADAVRSLLHLAQDAIPSSHWKKTALILKATAGFRLLPVDQAEGLLSEVRKVFKASPFLVPENSVTILDGTDEGILAWISVNFLTGRLHGDRSVGTLDLGGGSTQITFLPLNKATLDETPWESLVSFELFNNTYRLYTQSYLGLGLKAARLAVLGASVSVAQKKQTFHSHCFAPNLDGSWVFAGVTYKYGGHPDGLAGFNLCYSEVRPIVEGKLHQVDEFRRSPFYAFSYYYDRAVDCSLIDGETGGVLEVRDFAQKAKEELKL